The DNA region GGCCGGGCTTCAGTTCGATGGAGAAGGGGAGCATGGCCGAAGAGGGAAAGGTGAAGGGGGAAGAGTGAAAGCTGCGGGGCGGCTGAGTGTTTGTCTGTACTATTTGAACTAGTACGGGTGGTACGGGGTATGCAAGCGGAATTGGGGGAAAGGAGTGTGGTAGAATGGGCGAATGCGGTTTTAGGGATGCGCTTTGCCCGGTAGCCGCGTCTTAAATGACGCGGCTACAATCGGAGGTTTGACGGAAAATTTTCAGGGCGGTGTGCCGATGAGAGAAGGGTGACGATTTTCTTTAATCTCTTGTTCGATCATCTGGTCCGGCATTTCGGACGGATTGGCGGGTTCGCGTTGTTTGGCTTTTTCTTCAGCTCGGCGTTTTTGCTGCCGTGCTGTTATCTGGAGCTGATCTCGACGAAGGCGGCGTTGATCGAGGTGCTGATGGCTACGGTGTGGATGGCGGCGGCGAGTCTGGTGTTGCTCGTGCTGCGGGGCGAAGAGGGCGAGGAGTGACGCTGAGCGCGTACGGAGGAAGATGTGGGGAAAAAACGGACGGCGGCGCACGGCGTGCGCGCCCTACAGGGGCGGTGCGGGGTGGGTGCACCCCGCCTACAGCGTTTTGAGGAGGCGCTTCAGGTCGACGTGTTCGGTGATGAGTTTTTTGATCACGGGGATTTTGTCGGTGTCCTGTGGCTGGGTCTTCACGGTCATGTCGTTGATCTTGGACGTGACGGTGTAGCTGTCGGCTTTGGCGGAGATGACGGGGATCTCGGTTTGGGCCAGGAGTTCGAGGAGCTTGGGGTGGGGCGGGGTGTCGTCGGTGAGGATGAGGCCGGCGATGGTTTTCTGGCCGGAGATCCGTGCGCTGGATACGGCGGCGAGGATGATGTCGTCGCGGTCGCCGGGGGTGATGATGACGACTCCGGGCTGGAGGTAATCGACGACGGATTTGGCGGTCATGGCGCCGACGATGACGCGTTCTGCGCGTTGTTTGGTGGCGGTGGCTTTGCCGTTGAGCCACTGGCCGTCGATTTCTTCGGCGATCTGCGAAAGGCTGGGGCGGGAGAGGACGCGCTGGATGGGAAGGACGCCGAGCAAGGGGACGCCGAGGCGGTCGAGGCCGAGGCCGGCGTATTCCTGGATGAGGCCGATTTTGTCGTGCTCCACTTTGTTCAAGATGGCGCCGATGACTTCGACGCCGGCTTTGTCGAAGAGGGCTTTGTTGAGGGCGATCTCGTCGATGGGGCGGCCGATGCCGCCGGGGGTGACGATGATGACTTTGGCTTTGAGGAGCTTGGCGA from Nibricoccus aquaticus includes:
- a CDS encoding phosphotransacetylase family protein, whose translation is MTPPDFTQNPFRQPAFPLLTEPTNTEVKRVFVAATRMNDGKTTTCLGLYAALQSLYPRVGFIKPVGQRFVNIQGLQVDEDSYLFDTIYDVHVPLESMSPVTIDGTFTRRFLKQPDTMLAELEDKICRAFDRVSWEKDFTLIEGTGHAGVGSVFDLSNARVAKLLKAKVIIVTPGGIGRPIDEIALNKALFDKAGVEVIGAILNKVEHDKIGLIQEYAGLGLDRLGVPLLGVLPIQRVLSRPSLSQIAEEIDGQWLNGKATATKQRAERVIVGAMTAKSVVDYLQPGVVIITPGDRDDIILAAVSSARISGQKTIAGLILTDDTPPHPKLLELLAQTEIPVISAKADSYTVTSKINDMTVKTQPQDTDKIPVIKKLITEHVDLKRLLKTL